The genomic window TATGTCCTCAGCGAAAACAAGGTCACGGGCTTTGCCTTTGCGCTGCTGATCCTGATCCTGGCCGCCGCGATCTTCGGTCCCTATGTGGTGCCCTACGATCCACTGGCCTCCGACACCGCGGCGACGTTGCAGCCGCCGTCGGCGGCGCACTGGTTCGGCACCGATCAGTTGGGACGCGACATTTTCAGCCGGGTCATCGTCGCGACCCGGCTCGACACCTTCATCGCGATCGCCTCCGTCGCGCTGGTGTTTTTGATGGGCGGCCTCGCCGGCATCGCGGCCGGCTATTTCGGCGGCTGGACCGACCGCATCGTCGGTCGCATCGCCGACACCATCATGGCGTTCCCGCTGTTCGTGCTGGCGATGGGCATCGTCGCCGCGCTCGGCAACACCGTGCAGAACATCATCCTGGCCACGGCCATCGTGAACTTCCCGCTCTATGCCCGCGTCGCGCGCGCCGAGGCCAATGTCCGCCGCAACGCCGGCTTCGTGCAGGCCGCGCGGCTATCAGGCAACGGCGAATCCCGCATCCTCTTGGTGCATATCCTCCCCAACATCATGCCGATCATGATCGTGCAGATGTCGCTGACCATGGGCTACGCCATCCTCAATGCTGCGGGCCTCTCCTTCATCGGTCTCGGCGTCCGCCCGCCCACGGCCGAATGGGGCATCATGGTCGCGGAAGGCGCGGGCTTCATGGTCTCAGGCGAATGGTGGATCGCGCTATTCCCCGGCCTCGCGCTGATGATCGCCGTGTTCTGCTTCAACCTCCTCGGCGACGGCCTGCGCGACATCGTCGATCCCCAGCGGAGGACGTGATGGCTAGCGTAGGTCCAAATTTGCCGCAGAAATTCCCCAATGAAATCAATCCCGTTCTACTGTGCATGGGGTTGTTTTTGCCATTTTTGTTTGGGAGGCACCCCTGACCGCCCAGCCCCTGCTCGACATCCAGGACCTCACCGTCGAATTCACGACCCGCCGCGGCATCGTGAAGGCGGTGCAGCACGTCGACATCACCGTCGCCAAGGGCGAGACGCTGGCGATCGTCGGCGAGTCCGGCTCCGGCAAATCGGTGACTTCCTATGCGGTGATGCGCATCCTCGATCGCGCGGGACGGATCGCCGAGGGCTCGGTGATGTTCTCGGGCATCGACGTCAAAGCCGCGACCGAGGACCAGATGCGCGATCTGCGCGGCCGCGAAGTCTCGATGATCTTCCAGAACCCGCGCGCAGCGCTCAATCCCATCCGCAAGGTCGGCGACCAGATCGAGGACGTCTTGCGCACCCATGTGCAGCAGGCCCAGGTCGCCGATCACGGCGAGAAGGCGATCGAGGCGCTGGAGCAGGTCAAGATCGCCCGCCCGCGCGAGCGCTACCACGCCTATCCGTTCGAGCTATCAGGCGGCATGTGCCAGCGCGTCGTCATCGCGCTGGCGCTCGCCTGCAATCCGCAACTGCTGATCGCGGACGAGCCGACGACCGGCCTGGACGTCACCACGCAGAAGGCGGTGATGGATCTGATCGTCGAGCTGACCAAGCGCCGCGCGATGTCGACCATCCTGATCACCCACGACCTCGGCTTGGCCGCCGCCTATTGCGATCGCGTCGTGGTGATGGAGAAGGGAAGGGTGGTCGAGACCGCGAAAGCTGCCGACATCTTCGCAAGCCCCCAGCACCCCTACACCAAGAAGCTGATGCGCGCGACGCCGCGGCTCGGCGTGAGCTTGCGGGATCTGTTGCCGGAAGAGGATGGCGCGGCGGCGGCGTCCTTCGCCTCTCCCCGCGTGCGGGGAGAGGCCGACACGCTCGGCAGCGCAATTGCGCGCCAGAGCGTGGCGGGTGAGGGGGACTCTCCCAGCACCGTGCTCGCGGATACAGCCCCTCACCCCGACCCTCTCCCCGTGAAGAACGAGGAGAGGGAGAAGAAGCCCCTCCTCCTCGTCGACAGGCTCGTCAAGGAATACCCCCGCCAGGGCGCGACCGCCCTGCTCGGAAAACTGTTCGGCCGCAAGCCGCCCGTGGAGCCGGACGTGTTCCGCGCCGTCGATGGCATCAGCTTCTCGATTGGCGTCGGCGAGAGCGTTGGCCTCGTCGGCGAGTCCGGTTGCGGCAAATCGACGACGTCGATGATGGTGATGCGCCTCCTGGACCAAACCTCGGGCCTGATCCAGTTCGACGGCGAGAACATCGGCGGCATCGCGCCTGCCAGCTTCGCCCGGCTGCCGCAGCGCAGCCGGATCCAGATGGTGTTCCAGGACCCGACCGACAGCCTCAACCCGCGCTTCACCGCCGCGCGCGCCATCGCCGATCCCATTCTGCAGCTCGGCGACATCAGGGGCCGCGACGCGCTCCGCGCCCGCTGCGAGGAGCTGGCCACCATGGTCGGCCTGCCGCACAACCTGCTCGACCGCTTCCCGCATCAATTGTCCGGCGGCCAGAAAGCCCGAATCGGCATCGCCCGCGCCATCGCGCTGCATCCCAAGCTCGTCATCCTCGACGAGCCGACGGCGGCGCTGGACGTCTCGGTGCAGGCCGTCGTGCTGAACCTGCTTCAGGACCTCAAGGCGCGACTAGGTATGAGCTATCTGTTCGTCTCGCATGATTTGAATGTGGTGCGCTTGTTGTGCGATCGTGTCATTGTGATGCGGACGGGTCGGATCGTCGAAGAGGGCTCTTCCGAGAATGTCTTGAGCGATCCGCAGGACGACTACACCAAAGAGCTGCTGACGGCGATCCCGCATCCGCCGTTGCAGATACACTAAGAGTGCACTGATTGTTCGAGAGAGCGATGGCCGAACCGCTGGACGACTATATCGACGCCGTATCGAAAGCGCTGGCACTGCCGGTTGAGGAGGCCTGGAGGCCGGCGGTGCGCGCCAACCTCGAAGTTTCGCTGCGGCTTGGCCGCCTCGTCGACGAATTCGCGCTGCCGGACGAGACCGAGCCGGCGCCGATTTTCACGGCCTGACGTCGCCATGACCATCAAGCCAGAGATGACGGCCTCGGGAATCGCGAGCGCGGTTGCGGGCGGCAGGATGTCGGCGCTCGCTGCCACGGAAGCAGCTCTCGCGCGCATCAAGCAGCACGACACCATCCTCAATTCCTTCACCGACGTCACCGCCGATCGCGCCTGTGCCAAGGCGCGCGCGATCGATGCCGACATCGCCGCGGGCAAGAAAGTCGGCCCGCTCGCCGGCGTGCCCTTCGCGGTGAAGAACTTGTTCGATGTCGCGGGCGTCGTCACGCGCGCCGGCTCGAAGATCAACCGCGACCTCGCGCCCGCCAGGCGCGACGCCACGCTGATCGAGCGGATGGAAGCGGCCGGCGCCGTGCTGGTCGGCGCCCTCAACATGGGCGAATACGCCTATGACTTCACCGGCGAAAACATCCATGACGGTCCCTCGCGCAATCCACATGACACCACGCGGATGACCGGCGGCTCGTCGGGCGGCTCCGGCAGCGCCGTCGGCGGCGCGCTGGTGCCGATCGCGCTCGGCTCGGACACCAATGGGTCGATCCGCGTGCCGTCCTCGTTCTGCGGCATCTTTGGCTTGAAGCCGACCTATGGTCGGCTGTCGCGGGCGCGCTCGTTCCCGTTCGTGGCGAGTCTCGATCATCTCGGTCCACTCGCACGCTCGGTCACCGACCTCGCACTCGCCTATGACGTCATGCAGGGCCCGGATGCCGATGATGGCGCCTGCACCACCCGTGGTGTCGAACAGGTGGCGCCGCTGCTCGGCGAGTCCATCTCAGGCTTGCGCGTCGCGATCGCCGGCGGTCACTTCCAGAAGAACGTGTTTCCGGAAGCGGTCGAAGCCGTCAGCCGCGTTGCCAAGGCGCTCGGCGCGACTGAGGTCGTCGACATCCCCGAAGCCTCGCGCGCCCGCGCGGCCGCCTATGTCATCACCACCGCCGAGGGCGCCTCGCTGCATCTCGACCGCCTGCGCAAGCGCCCGAACGATTTCGATCCGGCCGTGCGCGACCGCTTGATCGCCGGCGCCATGGTGCCGGCGCCGCTGATCGACCGCGCGCAAAAATTCCGCCGCTGGTATCGCGCTCAGCTGGCCGAAATCTTCAAGTCGGTCGACGTACTGCTTGCGCCGGCAACGCCGTGCACCGCGCCGAAGCTTGGTCAGGTGAATTTCACGCTCGACGGCGTCGAGCTGCCGGTGCGGGCCAATATCGGCATCCACACCCAGCCGATCTCCTTCATCGGCCTGCCGGTCGTCGCCGTGCCGGTGCCCCTCGAGCCGCTGCCGATCGGCGTGCAGATCATCGCCGCGCCTTGGCGCGAGGACATCGCGTTGCGCGTCGCGCACGCATTGGAGAAGATGGGCGTGGTATCCGCGCCGTCGCCGAGGGGACTTTAAGAGGAATTTGAGATGGAGATCGATCTCCCCGACGTGATCGCGGAAGTCAAAGCCGCATTCGAGCGCTATGAGCAGGCCCTCGTCAGCAACGACGTCGCCGTGCTCGGCGAGCTCTTCCGCAATGATTCCCGCACGCTGCGCTACGGCATCGGCGAGAATCTCTATGGCTATGAGGCGATCTCCGGCTTCCGCGCCGGCCGCTCGCCGGTCGGCCTGAACCGGCGCACCGCGAAGACCGTGATTACGAGCTATGGCCGCGAGGCGGCCGTGGCCTCCACCTTGTTCTATCGCGACACGGCGCCCGGCAAGGTCGGCCGGCAGATGCAGACGTGGATTCGTTTCCCCGAGGGCTGGCGCGTCGTCGCCGCCCATGTCAGCATCATCGACGAGCCGAAAGAGACCGTATGACGCTTGACGACTTTCCGCAGGGCACGCTGCCGGCCGAGCCGGTGGTGCCGCGCGTCGACCGTCCTTCGCCGTCGGTGCACAAGGTCACGCGCGCCGAGGAACTGCGCCTTCAGCTCGCCGATGAGATCGTGCGCGGAACCCTGGCTCCCGGTGCACCGTTGGACGAAACCGACATTGCGCGGCGGTTCAGCGTCTCGCGCACGCCGGTGCGCGAGGCGTTGCGCCAGCTGGTCGCGAGCGGTCTCGTCGAGGCGCGCGCCCATCGTGGCGCGGTGGTGGCGCAGCCCTCGATCGAGCGTCTCAAGAGCATGTTCGAGGCGATGGCTGAGCTCGAGGCGCTGTGCGCGGGCCTTGCCGCCGAGCGCATGTCCGCCGCCGAGCGGCATGGATTGGAGTCCATTCACGAAGAGCTGCGGGTGCTGAGCTATGCCGGCAATCCCGAGCGTTTCCACGAGGTCAATGAGCGCTTCCACAATGCGATCTATGCGGGATCGCAGAATGGCTACATCGCCGAGATCACGCTCGCCACCCGCGTCCGCGTGCAGCCGTTCCGCCGCGCCCAGTTCCGCAATCTCGGTCGCCTCGCCAAATCGCAAGCCGAGCACGACCGCGTCGTCGTCGCCATCATGCGCGGCGACAAGCAAGGCGCCGCCGCTGCCATGCGCGCACACATCGAGTTGGTGCGCGGCGAGTATGAGATCTACGCGGTGTCGGTGTAGGGCGGCGCGCGCGGTGCCGTAGCAACCATTAAACGCCGAGGAGTTTTTCAGTCCACGGCGTTCCGCGTTGCACGACGGTGTTGGCATAGATGAGCAGCTTGCGCGCGCATGCGATGAGAGCGGCATTGTGAGCCTTTCCGGCCGCAGTCAGGCGGGCATAGAGGGCCATGACGGCCTTATTCCAGCGGAAGGCCGCAGGCAGGGCTGCCGCAAACAGAGAGCGACGCAGGCGAGCGCGGCCGCCGGCGATACGGCGTTGGCCCTTGTACTGCCCGCTATCGTTGTCGAAGGGAGCCAGCCCGGCAAGGGCTGCGACTTCCTCCCGGCTGACACGGCCGAGTTCAGGCATGCGGACCAGGAGGGCCAGTGCCGTGCGCTCACCGATCCCGGGAATGCTCATCACGAGGTCAAGGCGGACAGCGAGATCGTGGTGAGCGCGTAGTTGCTTGGCGATGTGACGGATTTGGGAGAGCCGCCTTGCCTTCAACCGGGCAATGTCATCCAGCACGATGCGGCGTAGCCCAGGCTTATCGAGATGCTCGAGCCGGGTCTTGAAGCGCTTGATGTCGTCCTCGATCTGCTCGAGGAAGGTGAGCTGCTCGGCGAGCTCCGCCAAGCGCGGATCCGGCGCACTCCTCACCTCTTCGAGCGATGCCGCGCAGGCAGCAATCAGCGCGGCATCCAGCGTATCGTTCTTGGCGCGACGCAATCGGGAGCGGCCGAACGCCTTGACCTGGATCGGCTGCAGCACCAGCACGATGACGCCGGCCGCACGCAAATGCTCCACTACCCCACGCTCGTAACCGCCGGTCGCTTCGATCCCGACTCGCTTGACGCCAGCTTTGGTCAGCAGTTGCACCAGCTTCCGCCAACCGGGAAGGTCGTTGGCGACCTCCCAACCCTCGTCTCGACCATGAACTACAATGTCGAGCTTCGCCTTGGACGTATCGATTCCCGCTGTCGTCGTGCTAGTCTGTGCCATCTTCGTCGACCCTGCCTTGTGAAGCGAACCTGATTGTTCCGGCAACCATCCGGGTCCGATGAAGGTGCTGGCGCGATCCTGCTACGGGGCAGCCACAAACTGCTCAGGGTGGGCGCGATCCGATCGCCAGCGGCCTGCCGCGGGTTGCAGCCGCGGCAGGCCATTCCTCACGGAACACGCCGACAATATCTGATTGCGCTATTACAAGGGTGGGCAAAGGCGCAAAGCGCCGTGCCCACCGTCTTTCCTATTTGATGTTGATGGTGGGCACGCTTCGCTTTGCCCACCCTACGGCACCTAAGCCGTCGCGGCTTCCTTCATATACTTCCGCCAGCCACCATACGCCGTGATATCGCGCGCCTCGCCCAGCACCTCAGGCTCGACGAGAAAGCCCTTCACGCTGCGGCCATCAGCGAGCCGGATCGTGCCGATCGCCATCGGCGCGGGAATCGCATTGACGAACTTGCCGAAGGCGGACGACGACAGCGACCAGATCTCCAGCTCGATCGCGGCGCCCTTGCCGGCTTCGACGCGCAGCATGCCCGGCTTCGGCGGTGTGGTCTTGAGCGCGTAGAGCTTGTAGTCGGGCGCTGTCTTGGTCGCCTCGACCAGCTTCCCGTTCAGGGCCTTCAATTCGCGGTTCAGCGCCATGCCAGACAGATGGGCGCCGACGACGGCGATCGGAATCTCGTCGCCGCTGCTTGCGAGAAGCGGCGCGAGCGGTGCTTGCGCCACGCGCTGCGCGCCGAGACTCAGCTTCGTATCCGCATGGAACACACGGCCGATGCTCGCGAGCAGCGCGTCGCATCCTGCGGGGGCGAGCAGCGTGATGCCGAATGGAATGCCGTCCGCGCGCATCGAAGCCGGCACGGCGAGGCCACAGAGATCGAGCAGATTGACAAAATTGGTGTAGGTGCCGAGCCGACTGTTGAGCTCGATCGGATTGGCCAGCACTTGCGCGGTCGTATAAGCGGTCGGCGCCGTCGGCAGCACCAGGGCGTCGATATGCGCGAAAGTGCGCTCGGCGGCCTTGCGCAGGCCCTGGAGGCGGTAGAGCGCGGAGAAGGTCTCCGCCGCCGTCAGCCGCGCGCCGGCCGCCGTGATCTCGCGCGTCACCGGATGGATCGCATCGGGTGCGGACGCGAGCAGATTCTTGATCACGAGGTAACGCTCGGCGACCCACGGACCCTCATAGAGCAGCCGCGCCGTCTCGTAGAACGGCTCGAGGTCGAACTCAGTCAGTGTCGCGCCAAGGGCGGTCCAGCGCTTCAGCGCATCGCTGTAAGCGGCTTCCACTTTCTTGTCGCCGAAGAAGATCAGCTGTCCGTTGCGCGGCACGCCGAGGCGCAAATTCGCCGGCAACGGCGTGATCGGCTGAAGCGGCCGGTCGCGCGAGAACGGATCGGCCTGATCCGGCCCCGCCATCACGGAGAGCGCCAGCGCGGTGTCGTCGACCGTCAAGGCGAATACCGAGATGCAGTCGAGCGTGCGGCAGGCGGGCACCAGGCCCGCGGTCGAGATCATGCCGAGGCTCGGCTTCAGCCCGACGATGTTGTTGAGCATCGCCGGCACGCGGCCGCTGCCGGCGGTGTCGGTGCCGAGCGACAGCGGCACCAGCCCGGCGCCGACGGCGACCGCCGATCCCGAACTCGATCCGCCGGGAATGAGATCGTCGCGGATCGAATTCTTGGGAATGCCGTAGGGCGAGCGCACGCCGACGAGGCCGGTCGCGAACTGGTCGAGATTGGTCTTGCCGATGATGATGGCGCCGGCGGCGCGCAGGCGCTCGACCGCGGTGGAGTCGCGTGTCGGCGTATAGGAGAAGGCGGGGCAGGCCGCCGTGGTCGGAAATCCCAGCGCGTCGATATTGTCCTTGACCGCAACCGGCACGCCATAGAGCGGCAGGCTCGCGGCATCCTTCGTGGCAAGTCTCTCGGCTTCCGCGACTGCGTCCTTTTCGTCGCGCAGGCTGATGAACACGGCGGGATCGTTATGGTCGCGGATGCGCTGATAGGTCCGTGCGACCGTCTGCGCCGGCGTCAGGGTGCCCGCGCGATGCGCGGCCACAATCGCGGCGATCGTTTCAGGCTGCTCAGCCCCCATGGCGACAAAACTCCGGCAACTGGTTTCCCCGGCTTGAAGCAAGCGATGTGCCATTGTGTACAGTATCGGGGCCAGGCAGGTGCCGCGGATATTGTCGTGAGATCAGTAGCTTGCGGAGTTCTGGTGGTCGAGCGCAATTGCTCGGTTGCAGGCATCTGCTTAAACTGTGGGCAGCCGAGATCAGGTAAAGTCGGCGAGGATCCGGAGCAGGTGCTGCCGGTTCTCCCTGCCGAGCTTCGCCTCGACATGCCGCTCGTGTTCGGCCGCGAGGCGCTTGAACTTGGCCAGCGCCGCCGCGCCCGGCGCGGTGAGGTGTAGCGCGTGCGAGCGCCGGTCCGTCTTCGACTTGATCCGCTTCACGTATCTGCGCTGTTCGAGGCTGTCGAGCAGATGCACCAGCCGGGCGCGCTCGATGCCGAGGCGCTTGGCCACCGCCATCTGCGACAGGCCCGGATTGGCGCCGATCACCGTCAGCACCGAATATTGCGTCGGCCGGATATCGACCTCGCCGAGCGTCTTGATGAAGTCCTGGAAGATCCAGATCTGGAAGCGCCGCACCGCATAACCGGCGTGGCCGACCAGCGCGTCCAGGCCGACCTCGTCGGCGTCGTTCCGCTGCACGGCGCCGTTGCCGGCGCGTTGGCGTGGGGACGTCTGGGCTGCGCTGGTTGTCACATCGTGTCTCCCTCTGCCGAACCTTAGCGCTTCGACGCTCGGGGTGAAAGATTGTTGTTGACGACAACAATTGTCGTGCCCAACATTGTGGCCAAGGCAGCCCGGAACGAGGCTGCGGCCGATCCCGGATCCGGGGCGAGGAGGAAACCCGATGACAGCCGCCTCACGCGGTGATGCTGCGAGCCTGTTCGCAACACCCAGAACCGTTGCCGAGCATCGCGCCGACGGCAGCATCGTGCTGCGCTCGCCCGAGCCGCTTGGCGAAAGCGCGCGCTGCACCGGCGACTGGCTGGAGCAGTGGGCGCGGCAAACGCCCGATACGATCTTCCTCGCCGAGCGCGGCAGCGCCGAACGGCCCTGGACCACCGTCACCTACGCGCAGGCGCTGCGGCAGGTACGGGCGGCCGCGTCCTGGATCCTGGCGCAGGGCCTCAGTGCCGAGCGCCCGCTCGCCATCCTCTCCGACAACAGCATTGATCATGCGCTGCTCGCGCTCGCCGCGCAGCATGTCGGCGTGCCCTCGGCGGCGATCTCGCCTGCCTATTCGCTGATGTCGAAAGATTTCGACAAGCTCAGGAGCATGATCGCGCTGCTCGAGCCAGGCGCGATCTATGTCTCCGCGATGAAGCCATTTGCGGCGGCGCTAGATGCGATCGGGCCGCTGCACACGGCGCAGATCATCAGCGGCAATGCCGACGATGTCGACGCGCTGTCGTTCCGCACCATCGCGGCGACGCCCGAAACGTCCGACGTCGCAAAAGCCTTCGCCGCGGTGACGCCAGACACGATCGCAAAATTGCTGTTCACCTCGGGCTCGACCGGTACGCCCAAGGCGGTCATCAACACCCAGCGCATGCTGACATCGAGCCAGCAGGCCAAGGCGCAGACATGGACATTCCTCGAACCGGGCTGCGGCGATCTCGTGATTCTCGATTGGCTGCCCTGGAGCCACACCTTCGGCGCCAATCACAATTTCAACCTCGTGCTGCGCAACGGCGGCTCGCTCTACATCGACGGCGGCAAACCGGCTCCGGGCCTGTTTGCGATCTCGCTCGCCAATCTAAGAAGCGTGATTCCGACGGTCTATTTCAACGTGCCACGCGGCTTCGACATGCTGATCGCGGCGCTCCGCGGCGATGAGGAGCTGCGCCGCCGCTTCTTCGGCGAGGTGAAGTTCGCGTTCTATGCTGGCGCCGCGCTGCCGCAGAATCTCTGGGATGCGCTGGAGCAGCTTTCCATCGAGACCGTCGGTCGTGCGTTGCCGATGGTCTCGGCCTGGGGCTCGACCGAAACTTCCCCGCTCGCGACCGATTGCCATTTCCTCGCAGAACGCTCGGGCAATATCGGCGTGCCCATTCCCGGCACCGAGCTCAAGCTCGTCGCCTCCGGCGATAAGCTGGAGGTGCGCGTACGCGGTCCCAACGTCACGCCGGGCTATTGGAAGGCGCCCGAGCTGACGAAGCAGGCGTTCGACGAAGAGGGCTTCTATCTCATTGGCGACGCCGTGAAGTTTGCCGATGCGAAGCGGCCTGAGCGCGGCCTGTTCTTCGATGGTCGCGTCGCGGAAGATTTCAAGCTCAATTCCGGCACCTGGGTCAGCGTCGGCACGCTGCGCGTCGCCGGCATCGCCGCATTGGCGCCGCTCGCGCAGGACATCGTCGTCACCGGCCATGGCGGCGACGAGGTGCGCTTCCTGGTGTTCCCGAATATCGCTGCCTGCCGCGCCCATGCCGGGCTGGGCGAGACGGCAACTGTGAACGACGTGCTGGCGCATGACAAGGTCAGGACCGCGATCGCGCAAGGTCTGGCACGGCTGAAACAGCAGAGCGGCAACTCCTCCGGCCATGCCACGCGCGCGTTGCTGCTCGCCGAGCCGCCGTCGGTCGACGGCGGCGAGATCACCGACAAGGGCTACATCAACCAGCGCGCCGTGCTGACGCGCCGCGCGGATGCGGTGGCGCGGTTGAATGATGATGCGTCGGCGGAGTGGATTGGCTGTGCTTGACCGGGCGCTCTCCTCACACCTTCTTCGCTTCCACCGCCATTCGCACCGCGAGCCCGGCCAGCACCGTGCCCATCAGCCAGCGCTGCAACAGCATCCAGCTCGGCCGGCTCGCCAGGAACAGCGCGATCGATCCGGCCGCGAGCGCGATCATCGCATTGACGCTGACGCTGATCGCGATCTGGATCGCCCCTAACACCACCGACTGTGTCAGCACGCTGCCGGCGGTCGGATCGATGAACTGCGGCAGCAGCGCCAGATACAGCATCGCGATCTTCGGGTTGAGCAGGTTGGTGACGAAGCCCATCGCGAACAATTTGCGCGGGCTGTCGATCGCGAGCTTCCTGACCTGGAACGGCGAGCGCCCGCCCGGCTTCACCGCCTGCCAGGCGAGCCACAGCAGATAGCCGGCGCCAGCGAAGCGCAGCGCGTCATAGGCGAAGGGAATGGCGAGCAGCAGCGCCGTGATGCCGAACGCCGCGCACAGCATGTAGAACACGAAGCCCAGCGCCACGCCGCCGAGCGAGACGATGCCCGCCGCCGGCCCCTGCGTGATCGAGCGCGAGATCAGGTAGATCATGTTCGGCCCGGGCGTGAGCACGAGGCCGAGGCAGACGAGGGCAAAGCCGAGCAGGGCAGGAGTGTGGGGCATGGGTGAACCGGTGCGGAGGACGCGATGGTTCTAATATGCGCGGCGAAGTGGGGCCATCGCGCAATTGCACGGAGGACAATTGAGTTTCTGGGCGCGCGCTCGCTGCGCTCCCTCGCCCCGTTCTTACGGGGAGAGGGTTGGGATGAGGGGCTTCTCTCCACGGATGAGATCGCCGAGAGGCCTGTACCCTCACCCGGATCGCGCCGGACGATGCTCCGCATCGCCGGCGGCGATCCGACCTCTCCCCGCAAGCGGGAAGAAGCGAAGAGACAGCTTCAATGCGCCTCGTCCCAGTTCGTCGCGGCACGCGCATCGACATGCAGCGGCACCGACAGCAGCACGGCCGGGAACGGGGCGTCCTGCATCACGTGCTGCACCACGGGCAGCGTCGCCTCGACTTCGGCGTCCGGCACCTCGAAGATCAATTCGTCATGCACCTGGAGCAGCATCTGCGCCGACAGCTTCTTCTTGACCAGCGCATCTTCCACGCGCGTCATGGCGCGCCGGATGATATCGGCGGCGGTGCCCTGGAGACGGGCGTTGATCGCGGCGCGCTCGTTGAAAGCGCGCACCGAGGCGTTGGAGGCCTTGATATCGGGGTAGTGGCATTTGCGGCCGAACAGCGTGGTGACGTAGCCGTAGCTGCGGCAGAAGTCGCGCGTCTCGTCCATATAGGCGCGGATGCCGGGGAAGCGCTCGAAGTATTTCTTGATGTAGGCCGAGGCCTCCTCGCGCGCGATGCCGAGCTGGTTGGCGAGTCCGAACGCCGAGATGCCGTAGATGATGCCGAAATTGATCGCTTTGGCGCGGCGGCGGATTTCGCTGGGCATGCCCTTGATCGGGACGCCGAACATTTCCGACGCGGTCATGGCGTGAATGTCGAGCCCGTCGCGGAACGCCTGCTTCAGCACAGGAATGTCGGCGATCTCCGCCAGCAGCCGCAGCTCGATCTGCGAATAGTCGGCGGAGACCAGCTTGTGCCCGGGCGTCGCGACGAAGGCCCGGCGGATCTTGCGGCCGTCCTCGGTGCGCACCGGGATGTTCTGCAAGTTCGGCTCGTTC from Bradyrhizobium zhanjiangense includes these protein-coding regions:
- the atzF gene encoding allophanate hydrolase; protein product: MGAEQPETIAAIVAAHRAGTLTPAQTVARTYQRIRDHNDPAVFISLRDEKDAVAEAERLATKDAASLPLYGVPVAVKDNIDALGFPTTAACPAFSYTPTRDSTAVERLRAAGAIIIGKTNLDQFATGLVGVRSPYGIPKNSIRDDLIPGGSSSGSAVAVGAGLVPLSLGTDTAGSGRVPAMLNNIVGLKPSLGMISTAGLVPACRTLDCISVFALTVDDTALALSVMAGPDQADPFSRDRPLQPITPLPANLRLGVPRNGQLIFFGDKKVEAAYSDALKRWTALGATLTEFDLEPFYETARLLYEGPWVAERYLVIKNLLASAPDAIHPVTREITAAGARLTAAETFSALYRLQGLRKAAERTFAHIDALVLPTAPTAYTTAQVLANPIELNSRLGTYTNFVNLLDLCGLAVPASMRADGIPFGITLLAPAGCDALLASIGRVFHADTKLSLGAQRVAQAPLAPLLASSGDEIPIAVVGAHLSGMALNRELKALNGKLVEATKTAPDYKLYALKTTPPKPGMLRVEAGKGAAIELEIWSLSSSAFGKFVNAIPAPMAIGTIRLADGRSVKGFLVEPEVLGEARDITAYGGWRKYMKEAATA
- a CDS encoding MarR family winged helix-turn-helix transcriptional regulator; the protein is MTTSAAQTSPRQRAGNGAVQRNDADEVGLDALVGHAGYAVRRFQIWIFQDFIKTLGEVDIRPTQYSVLTVIGANPGLSQMAVAKRLGIERARLVHLLDSLEQRRYVKRIKSKTDRRSHALHLTAPGAAALAKFKRLAAEHERHVEAKLGRENRQHLLRILADFT
- a CDS encoding feruloyl-CoA synthase: MTAASRGDAASLFATPRTVAEHRADGSIVLRSPEPLGESARCTGDWLEQWARQTPDTIFLAERGSAERPWTTVTYAQALRQVRAAASWILAQGLSAERPLAILSDNSIDHALLALAAQHVGVPSAAISPAYSLMSKDFDKLRSMIALLEPGAIYVSAMKPFAAALDAIGPLHTAQIISGNADDVDALSFRTIAATPETSDVAKAFAAVTPDTIAKLLFTSGSTGTPKAVINTQRMLTSSQQAKAQTWTFLEPGCGDLVILDWLPWSHTFGANHNFNLVLRNGGSLYIDGGKPAPGLFAISLANLRSVIPTVYFNVPRGFDMLIAALRGDEELRRRFFGEVKFAFYAGAALPQNLWDALEQLSIETVGRALPMVSAWGSTETSPLATDCHFLAERSGNIGVPIPGTELKLVASGDKLEVRVRGPNVTPGYWKAPELTKQAFDEEGFYLIGDAVKFADAKRPERGLFFDGRVAEDFKLNSGTWVSVGTLRVAGIAALAPLAQDIVVTGHGGDEVRFLVFPNIAACRAHAGLGETATVNDVLAHDKVRTAIAQGLARLKQQSGNSSGHATRALLLAEPPSVDGGEITDKGYINQRAVLTRRADAVARLNDDASAEWIGCA
- a CDS encoding LysE family translocator, producing the protein MPHTPALLGFALVCLGLVLTPGPNMIYLISRSITQGPAAGIVSLGGVALGFVFYMLCAAFGITALLLAIPFAYDALRFAGAGYLLWLAWQAVKPGGRSPFQVRKLAIDSPRKLFAMGFVTNLLNPKIAMLYLALLPQFIDPTAGSVLTQSVVLGAIQIAISVSVNAMIALAAGSIALFLASRPSWMLLQRWLMGTVLAGLAVRMAVEAKKV